From the genome of Blautia pseudococcoides, one region includes:
- a CDS encoding DUF3048 domain-containing protein: protein MRTKKYLTWLLVGAVCASTLLAGCGKKKEVEKKEVPQETVEKPEEKEEAKEIVLQPKEPETEQIPEGMMKSYLTGEYVSPAIGQRRPVAVMLNNIQAAVPQAGIANAGVVYEAPVEGGITRLMGIFEDYDNLEKIGSVRSCRDYYIFYAMEFEALYAHYGQAAYALPYLEIPEVNNLSGLSGYGAEVYYRTTDRVAPHNAYTSFAGLQKGIEINGYSQEYSADYKGHFQFAWVGKEAAPAGGTPASTIKPGYSVNAPWFDYNAEEKLYYRFQYGEPQIDELTSGQLAYKNVILQYCPWENYEDSAYLHINVMSGGSGKYISEGQAIDITWKKDSEWAPTHYYDASGNEITLNPGKTWICIIQDTNADQVEITGPEPAAPEAAENPDPAANQDAVQGTENPAETPEDTGAEEAPVQ from the coding sequence ATGAGAACAAAAAAATATCTCACATGGCTGCTGGTTGGAGCTGTCTGTGCATCCACACTGCTTGCAGGCTGTGGGAAAAAGAAAGAGGTTGAGAAAAAAGAGGTTCCGCAGGAGACAGTTGAGAAGCCGGAAGAAAAAGAAGAAGCCAAGGAAATTGTCCTGCAGCCCAAAGAGCCGGAGACAGAGCAGATTCCGGAAGGTATGATGAAGAGCTACCTGACTGGGGAGTATGTAAGCCCTGCCATAGGCCAGAGAAGACCTGTGGCTGTTATGCTGAACAACATCCAGGCAGCTGTTCCCCAGGCGGGGATCGCTAACGCCGGTGTGGTATATGAGGCACCTGTGGAGGGTGGCATCACCAGGCTTATGGGCATTTTTGAAGATTATGACAATCTGGAAAAAATCGGTTCCGTGAGAAGCTGCAGAGATTATTATATCTTCTACGCAATGGAGTTTGAAGCTCTCTATGCCCATTATGGACAGGCAGCTTACGCGCTTCCTTACCTGGAGATTCCGGAAGTCAATAATTTAAGCGGCCTTTCCGGTTATGGGGCAGAGGTTTATTACCGCACTACAGACCGGGTGGCACCCCACAATGCTTACACCAGTTTTGCGGGACTGCAGAAGGGAATAGAGATCAATGGCTACAGCCAGGAGTATTCTGCGGATTACAAAGGGCATTTCCAGTTCGCGTGGGTAGGCAAAGAGGCTGCTCCGGCAGGAGGAACCCCGGCATCCACCATAAAGCCCGGCTATTCTGTAAATGCCCCCTGGTTTGACTATAATGCGGAGGAAAAACTCTACTACCGTTTTCAGTATGGAGAACCGCAGATTGATGAGCTGACAAGCGGACAGCTTGCTTACAAAAATGTGATTCTGCAGTATTGCCCCTGGGAAAATTATGAGGACAGCGCTTATCTGCACATTAATGTCATGTCCGGCGGCAGTGGTAAATATATCTCTGAAGGCCAGGCCATTGACATTACCTGGAAAAAGGATTCCGAATGGGCGCCAACACACTACTACGACGCAAGCGGCAATGAAATTACGCTGAACCCGGGAAAAACCTGGATTTGTATTATTCAGGATACCAATGCGGATCAGGTGGAAATCACAGGCCCGGAGCCGGCAGCACCGGAAGCGGCAGAGAATCCCGACCCAGCAGCAAACCAGGACGCGGTGCAGGGAACAGAAAACCCGGCGGAGACACCGGAAGATACCGGCGCAGAGGAGGCTCCTGTCCAGTAA